agtaaacaggttgcCCAGTCTTCAGACGGACACCAGTCTGGTAAGTTTATATTCGTCCTTGTACCTGGACTTCATATGGTGGAGACGCCACTCCCATGGAGCCCGGTTTGATTTTCATCCCTTTAACATTCGTACAGATGGCTACCTgtaagagcagagagagagagagagaaaacaaagccGAATAACAATCGGGAGAGCTTTCACTAGTTTGGGAGGGTAATAAGTTCTCTCCACTGCTGCTTGAGCAGAAAATATTGCCTAGTCTCCAACTGCCCCCAAAATGTTGGGACCGTCACGAAAACCCTTAAACTATCACGGCTTCTCAGTTGGCCATGCAGAGTCCCGAATTACCGAATGCAAGCCTTTACTCCCATGGCTGCTTCAAAACAAAGACAGATAGGAAATATAgatagacacattttttttgtcTGGGAGCAAAAGGGCTACAGATGTTTATGTAGAAACCAGCCTCCTGTACAGAGGCAATTTCCGTGTTTCATACTCAGCCCATTTTGATCTCTGGCCCCACCCgccactggcatgcggccctcGGAAGTTTTCTCAGAAAAGGCTGTGCTGAAAAGGCCTTCCCCCACACCACCCTTGATTTAAAAGATCTAGCAACTGCATTGTGGTGAGCTTGCAAGATGCACAGCCACGCCAGAATGAAGATAGACATACTGTTTCTGTTTGTCCATAGCCTTCATAGATATCCACCCCTGTTTGGGTCTTCCATTGCTGCAACACCTCTGCGTTGAGCGGTTCCCCTCCCGTCACACAATGCTTCAGGCTTGGGAATTTGTAGCTTGATAAGAAATGGCGACAATTAGTAATCCCACAAGTGAGGCTTGCACCCATGGGTGCCTGCAATAATTTttctgggcaggggtgggggcagacaAAGTGAAACCAAAAGCAAGGAACTGGctaattagagagagagagagagagagaatgttgcctgtacagtggtacctcgatttaagtacacaattggttccggaagtctgtacttaaactgaagcgcacttaacctgaagcgaactttcccattgaaagtagtggaaagtggattaatccgttccagacgggtccacagaatactcaacctgaagcgtacttaacctgaagtatgagtgtaattcaggcacccccaaacttcggccctccagatgttttggactacaattcccatcatccctgaccactggtcctcttagctagggatcatgggagttataagccaaaacatctggagggccgcagtttggggatgcctggcgtaattggttctggaagtccgtacttaacctgaagcgtacttaacctgaagcgaactttcccattgaaagtaatggaaagtggattaatccattcctgatgggtccgcggagtacttaaactgaaagtactcaaaccgaagcattcttaaaccgaggtatgactgtatgttttgTCTCAGGTTCTACGAATGtactctatttttttttattaaaaaaatgaaaggtaggAATCTATGGGTTATGATTCATCCAGGGGCAGCAactgccccaccccccatggaCACCCatgactgcaacaaaatgttgcagcgggAAGTGTTCCTGCTCACTCAGCCATACTCTCCCCAAAACCTCCATGATTTAAAATGGACACACAGCACTATCTGAAAAAACACTATTTATCCTATAGGAAGTTAATGAACATagagagctgccttatacagagccggcccactggtccatctcactcagtattgttTTCACTGACCAGCAGCtgttccccagggtttcagacaggggtgtctcccagtcctacttggaggtgctgggaactgggaccttctgcatgcaaagcagatgctccactacTGAGCTCCGACCCTtctccatacagtggtgcctcgcttaacgaatgccctgcttaacgaaatttccaattaacgaaaggattttttgagcggaagttgcctcgctagacgaatttgttttacgaaaaattcgtctagtgaatcgcggtttcccataggaatgcattgaaattcaattaatgcgttcttatgggcaaaaaaaaattctaaaaaatttcaatgcattcgctagacgaatttttcgttataagaaaagacccgtggaacgaattaatttcgtctagcgaggcaccactgtatactggatGGATGCCACACTCTTAGCAGTGACACACGGGCATTTTCACATGCACTTCCTAGAACAGGGACGGGGAACCCCGATCAGCCCGAGGGACACAACCCCCCCCAAGGGCAACATTCTGGAGGGCACCCATCAGCTCACACAGGGCCATTTCCCCTCGCATTCTCTTTTCCAGTTAGCACAGTGAAAAGTACCTGGCAAGATCCTGCTGCACCAACATACGGAATCCTGTAGGAGCTGTGCAGAAAGTGGTGATTGGGTATCGGGCAAGAGTCTAGATAAAGACAACCAAATCACAGCCATCAAAGCACTCTCCCCAAATGTGTTGCTTGGCACGCTGTCTCCACCAGCAGTGAGTTTAGGTGGAACAGTATTGATACTGTTACAGTGTCAAAACGGGGACAATCGGAACTTTGGAAgaggtccaacatcctgttctcccagtggccagccaggtgccataagccatcagtaatttttgatagccttgtactccatgaatttgtgtacaTGCTTTCCCAAAGGATGCTTTAACAGGCAACAGGGGCTGCCGCTAGCAAACAGGGGAAATTGGAGGGtgccttttttgttttggggTATGTGAAGACCAGGAGAGGAGAAGATTGACTGGGGAAGGTGATATCACCGCTTATGGCCCTGCTACAAAGAAATAAGCAAAGAGTTATCCTCTTTTGCCCCAGGAGGCATGACTATGTCTACTGGGTTTAAGTGAGGACCACAGGATGTTGTCTTACACTGAGCCAAGCTATTAGACAAATCAGCTTCAATCACCAACAtgtgcactttgaattgggccccgaAGACAaatgtgcagctgttttaaaacaggatttATATACAAGCTCCCAGCAGAATCACAATCAGTAATGCGGTTGCTTCATTTAGGGtcaactgaagtttctgaaccatcgcCCTGCAATGCCCTCCACGCTTACGTTCAGTACGATGGCAGGTTCGAATTGCGGCAGGCGATGTACAAAGACGCATGACCCATTGATCCACGGACCAAAAACACCACTCCAGGTCGTCTTAATCCATCCTGGGTCCGACGTGTTCCAGAATATAGCCGAAGGAGACAAAGCCATGCAACGCCTATGTAAGTGGGAAAGGAGCAGAAGATGGGGAACCAGTTGCCGACTCGGGGCATCAGGATTCTGGGAAGCGTGTTAAAGAGTGACTCAGCAAAAGTGCAGCAAATCAGACTAAAGGAGGCAGAAGGTGAGTCGGCTAAAAAGTGCAAAGTCCATACAGGAGGCGAACTGTGGACGCCGACAATGGAAAGCTGCCATTAAGCATTACAAAACACTCTACTTAATGATGTTTAGAAGATACCAATGTAGATTCTTTAAAAGTAAGCCAGATCatattcctcctccatccctactgaCCAGGGGAAGGGCTCAGAATATAGCCCAGCAGAGACAATCCTATTCCCCACCCTTGTCATTAGAGGATCCCCCAAGAAGGGCCCAATCCAGAATGCCATGACTCATCCATTCCCTGCTTTTGCTACCATAGCACTTCAAAGCTTTACCTGCTGGCAGATATCAATCCAATGCCGTGGCAGCAGTGGGAATGTTCCACCATTTTGGGAGCTCCCGTGGTTCCGCTTGTAAAGTAAATGGCCACTGTGTCCTCGCTCTTGGTCTTGGCGCAGTCATGGTCGGCAGGCGCTGCTCTTAAAAAGCAATCACATTGCGTGGGATTGACAGGCAACACTTCCCCCTTCCGCAGCAGCCACACACATCATGAGCAGAACCTAGCAGCTGGAATCCTGCACCCATTCGGTAACCCTTGGCAGAAATCCAGTGGGTCattggccacatccacaccataggCTGAAAGCACTATGGTACtactttatatttattattattgttgttgttattattattattattattattattattattattattattattattatataccacctttatcttccaaggatctcaaggtggtgtacatggttctccgggagccagtgtggtgtagtggttaagagcagtagtctcctaatctagtgaaccgggttcgcttccccgctcctccacatgcaactgctgggtgaccttgggctagtcacacttctctgaagtctctcagcctcactcacctcacagagtgtttgttgtgggggaggaagggaaaggagactgttagccgctttgagactccttcgggtagtgataaacaaccctgtgaggtgggttatgctaagagatggtgactggcccaaggttacccaccaagcttcatggctgaattcaaaccctgctctcctaGTGGCTGAAAGCCTCCCCTCTCACCAACTCGGCAGGAGACCTCTGTTGCCAGCTCCTCTCTGCCTCTAGAGGCCAGGGAGACTGGTGGCAGAAAAGGCATGCCATCCCTTGGGGAATGCTGCCTGATCCAGCTGCCTCACCCAGTCTGGTGGGTGGTTCAGCTCTGCTATTACGTATAAATCAAAAGTGAAAATGGATCCCATGTTGCAGCTTGGGAAGTCAGACCTGGGTATTAATCTGGACCAACTGAAGACCACTGACCTAAATAATATCTCTACTGCTATCCATTCATGTCTGTTGCAATACTTACTGGACGAGATCCTTGAAGTTCAGCCAGCCATCTCTGCTGCTGTCGGACACAAGAAGCTTGGTTTTCAGAAATGTGCATTCGGACAGGACCAAGTCCACTGCGGGGGCCAAGGCGTCGCTGACCACGATGCATTTGGCTTTGGAAGCCTGTAGCCTGTAGGAGATGTCTTTGGCGGTTAACTGGGGTGTCCCTGGGATTAAAACAACACCTAGAAAAGAAGCAGAGCATGATGTAAGAAGGAAACCCAGAAAGTCACCATGCTTGGGGAGGCTGCACACACAGTGGTGTCCCATTCTaaggtggtgcagtggttagagcagctaTGGAGAACTTTGGGTCCTTCAGATGTTCTGTCAGCCCCAAGCAGTATGGTGAATgtccaggaatggtgggagttgttgttttattcatttatattttattttaaaaatttaatatacagtggtgcctcgcaagacgaatttaattcgttccacaagtcaattcgttttgcgaaaaattcgtcgtgcgaatcgcggtttcccataggaatgcattgaaatttctttttttgcctatagaaacgcattaattaaatttcaatgcattcctatgggaaaccgcgattcgcaagatgaatttttcacaaaatgaattcgtcttgcgagtcaccatcacatcacaagacgcattcgtcttgcaaaaaattcatcttgcagggcattcgtcttgcgaggtactactgtacactCCAATACATAatgattttttcttttgttttattgacttcccaccctgttttccatggtgcttttttattattatttctcccctaTGCTGCACCTTATCTCCTCTCTCTTATATCATAACAATACAATAATCTTTAATTCCTTCTGTTCCCCATAGTTCAAATGCTGatcatgaatttatttatttcaataatcCAAAAGAGGCTTCTACTCTTCCACAAAACAGTCATCATTGggttctcttattttagctgttaggggctgatgggagttgtagttcgaaaaCACCTGAgggcccaaaggttccccattcctgggcTAGACTGTTGGACTACCTCTGGGGAGACCAAGGTAAAAATTCCCAGTAAGCTGTCAAACTTGCTGGGTGACTCATTGGACCAGTCACTATCtgagcctaaccttcctcacgtGTGGAGAAAATGGCGGGGGAACAAGTTTTAGCGTCCCGACACTTGTAGGAGGAAGAGGGGCAACTTAGACCCTGCAAAACAGGTATGGGGGACCATTTTCAGCCAAAGGGTCACATTCCTGTCTGGACAGCCTTCTGAGGGACACCTGACATTGGTGGGTGTGGCCAAGGGCTTAAGTGAGGAGAGCAAAACCTACAAACTCCACACCTTCTCACACCCCTCAAGATCCtctttccaggcaagcaagaggcatcatgggaattcaaggacacatccgGAGGTGTGGCCAGGGAGAATTCCTAGGGCCAGATAAGAGAGGCTTAGAGGGCCATGTTTGCCTCCCACCCCTGCAGTGAATAAATACGTAAATAAAATACTTATCCATTCTAAAAATGCAGACATCTGAAGCTAGTCAGGAAATGAAAGAAGGGAGCACATGGGTTTCATCGCTTCTGtgcagctcctcctccctcccacacagtaatttattttaaaactgaaatcttgatttcagtaatgctttTGATAATGTTCCCCGTGGTATTTTTtccaaggaagctggtaaaatgtgggatTGAACAAATGTGaattgttaggtggatttgtagctggttgtctGACCAAACTCATTAATCTCAcgatgctttcgctgagattcctgcaatgcacacCCTTTCCTCCCAATTTTTCCGCAAATTGTGTtgatattgttgtttttttgtcaagTTGTCAGTGGAGAATATTTGCCTACTGCTAAATTTTCTCACTGGGGAAGACAGCACTTTTCCTGGGGAGGgggctccctcttttctttccccgAATCTTGACTGACCTGTCCGGATACAAGCCACGTTCATCAGCCACCATTCAGGAACCTTGGGGAGAACCACCATGACCCTGTCGCCCGCCTGTAAGCCGCAGGGATCGACCAGCATGTTGGCAGCTTTCCGGGATAAGACTCCTAGCTCCTCAAAGCTCCACTTCACCTCTTTGCCCTGGTCGTCCACCCACCAGAGGGCTGGGTTCGGAGGCCTCTTTCCATCCTAGCAGAGAAGACGTTATAACAACCTAATCCACAGAGCCATTTTATATGTATGAATCATATAGCAGTGTGTGGTCacttgtggctgatgggaggacCTTGGGTGAGAGACAGGGAAATGCTGGTCTCTCAGAAAGGAAATGTCCCAGGTCAGAGCTGGGAGAAGCAGGAGCTACTGTTCTCTGCGAGTGGCAAGGGCCGAGAATTACTTTTAAGAGAGGACTCCATATTTTacttatttgatttttattttctgtagTCGTAATCTTACTGTATTATGGGGAATTCCTCATTAAAAaatcaaatctttttttaaaaaagaaagaaaaaggaaagtagTGGggtgtgtctgtatgtgtgtaATAACTAGGAACACACTTGCCAAGATCTTacttatgtgttgttgttttcaaagtattttttttactgaTTTTCAAGGATATGCAACAAAAGATAACTAGACAGATAAAGATAAGCATTGAACATCAGCAGGCATCAACACCCCTGGCAATCTCGTCAGCAGTCAGGTAAGTATtcatttattatgattattattgtaatcatcatcatcatcatcattacagtaAATCATTTATCACTCCCCCTTGACCCTAAGGTCCTAGGATGGGTTATagcagcacccccaaacttcggccctccagatgttttggactccaattcccatcatccctgaccactggtcctcttagctagggatc
The Zootoca vivipara chromosome 14, rZooViv1.1, whole genome shotgun sequence DNA segment above includes these coding regions:
- the LOC118092472 gene encoding acyl-coenzyme A synthetase ACSM5, mitochondrial, which translates into the protein MKTLLRCFWSLRPPPYTLFRQAKRHLAHPIISHYEAINHGEQDVPEYFNFARDVLDRWTQEEKDGKRPPNPALWWVDDQGKEVKWSFEELGVLSRKAANMLVDPCGLQAGDRVMVVLPKVPEWWLMNVACIRTGVVLIPGTPQLTAKDISYRLQASKAKCIVVSDALAPAVDLVLSECTFLKTKLLVSDSSRDGWLNFKDLVQAAPADHDCAKTKSEDTVAIYFTSGTTGAPKMVEHSHCCHGIGLISASRRCMALSPSAIFWNTSDPGWIKTTWSGVFGPWINGSCVFVHRLPQFEPAIVLNTLARYPITTFCTAPTGFRMLVQQDLASYKFPSLKHCVTGGEPLNAEVLQQWKTQTGVDIYEGYGQTETVAICTNVKGMKIKPGSMGVASPPYEVQIVDDEGKIQPPGEEGDIAIRIKPKRPSFLFSRYLDNPEKTAATERGDFYVTGDRGIKDEEGYFWFVGRSDDLINSAGYRIGPFEVESALIEHPAVVESAVVSSPDPVRGEVVKAFVILSPAFKSHDPEKLIKELQEHVKKVTAPYKYPRKVEFVQELPKTAAGKIRRNVLRNREWGRV